One genomic window of Trichlorobacter lovleyi includes the following:
- a CDS encoding response regulator, with the protein MANPVKVLIIDDEAMLRASFRDYFEDEGSLVLEAANGAEGVELCLKERPDLVLTDLRMPVMDGFGVIEQLKKAAPEIPIIVVSGQGTTSDVITAVRLGAWDYVTKPVLKLEELSIVVERVLERARLIQDNTAYRKRLEQLLDDNSVYQEHLEELVHKRTEQLKEAASKYKIVADHTYSWEFWSDPQGQFIYSSPSCLRITGHNADEFTKHPTLLHEMIHPDDRAVFRAHHHCSQSAHEPGTLEFRIVRPDGTIRWIHHNCQPVFDDQGQFQGTRGSNRDVTKRKLAQEALLKSEKRLAAIFDFLPDATWAIDKESNVIAWNKACQELTGVPADRMLGKSGYCYAVPFYGSPRPMLIDFALNPSAELLAPYLNGYSNFAIENGNITAESAGLLLADGRYLWWKATRLYDSDGQVAGAIESVRDITELQLAKEAAIASSRAKSAFLATMSHELRTPLNAIIGFSDLIRVKGCGEINESQEEYLGYILESSKHLLALINDILDLSKVESGKMELTLSDIDLRGLITGSLIIIKKRAEQQEITIRSVFDERLPKVIRGDELRIKQILFNLLSNAVKFTPSGGSVTVSACTVMAESLLSAPHHQELPSGNYLLLSVTDTGIGVKTEDIKRIFEPFEQSDNSSTRQHEGTGLGLSLSKMLARLHGGTIWVTPNPAGAGSIFYLAIPVWHQEGWRGLSTDSEETNR; encoded by the coding sequence ATGGCCAATCCTGTAAAAGTGCTGATCATAGACGACGAGGCGATGCTGCGGGCAAGCTTCAGGGATTACTTTGAGGATGAAGGTTCCCTGGTGCTTGAGGCTGCCAACGGTGCTGAAGGGGTTGAGCTCTGCCTGAAGGAAAGACCGGACCTGGTGCTTACCGACCTGCGCATGCCGGTCATGGACGGTTTCGGTGTCATTGAACAGCTGAAAAAGGCCGCTCCCGAGATCCCGATCATTGTCGTCTCCGGCCAGGGTACGACCAGTGACGTCATTACCGCGGTCCGTCTGGGGGCTTGGGATTACGTCACCAAACCGGTGCTCAAGCTGGAAGAGCTCTCGATTGTGGTCGAGCGGGTCCTGGAGCGTGCACGCCTGATCCAGGACAACACCGCCTACAGAAAGAGACTTGAACAACTGCTTGACGACAACAGCGTCTACCAGGAACATCTGGAAGAGCTCGTGCACAAGCGGACTGAACAGCTCAAAGAGGCAGCCTCCAAATATAAGATCGTTGCCGATCACACCTACAGCTGGGAGTTCTGGTCAGACCCCCAAGGCCAGTTCATCTACTCGTCCCCCTCCTGTCTCAGAATCACCGGGCACAACGCAGATGAGTTCACCAAGCATCCGACGCTGCTCCATGAGATGATTCACCCTGATGACCGGGCTGTATTCAGAGCCCACCATCACTGCAGTCAGTCTGCCCATGAGCCGGGCACCCTTGAATTCAGGATCGTCAGGCCGGACGGCACGATCCGCTGGATTCACCACAACTGTCAGCCGGTCTTTGACGATCAGGGGCAGTTCCAGGGGACCCGCGGCAGCAACCGGGACGTCACCAAGCGTAAGCTGGCGCAAGAGGCGCTGCTGAAAAGTGAAAAGCGGCTGGCAGCCATTTTTGACTTCCTGCCGGATGCCACCTGGGCGATCGACAAGGAGTCCAACGTCATCGCCTGGAACAAGGCCTGCCAGGAGCTGACCGGAGTGCCTGCGGACAGGATGCTGGGGAAAAGCGGCTATTGCTATGCCGTCCCGTTTTACGGCAGCCCACGCCCGATGTTGATCGATTTTGCCTTGAACCCTTCAGCTGAACTGCTTGCCCCGTATCTTAACGGCTACAGCAACTTTGCAATCGAAAACGGCAACATCACAGCCGAGTCCGCCGGGCTGCTGCTGGCTGATGGACGCTATCTCTGGTGGAAGGCAACCAGGCTGTACGACAGTGACGGCCAGGTTGCAGGGGCGATTGAGTCGGTGCGGGACATCACCGAACTGCAACTGGCCAAAGAGGCGGCGATTGCATCAAGCCGGGCCAAAAGCGCCTTCCTGGCAACCATGAGCCATGAACTGCGCACCCCGCTCAATGCCATTATCGGTTTCAGTGACCTGATACGGGTCAAAGGTTGCGGCGAGATCAACGAAAGCCAGGAGGAATACCTGGGCTATATTCTTGAAAGCAGCAAGCATCTGCTGGCGTTGATTAACGATATCCTTGATCTCTCCAAAGTGGAGTCCGGCAAGATGGAGCTCACGCTGAGTGATATTGACCTTCGCGGGCTTATAACCGGGAGTCTGATCATCATCAAGAAGCGCGCCGAACAGCAGGAGATCACAATCCGCAGCGTTTTTGACGAACGGCTGCCCAAGGTCATTCGTGGCGATGAGCTGAGAATCAAGCAGATCCTGTTCAACCTGTTGTCAAATGCCGTAAAATTCACCCCGAGCGGCGGTTCTGTAACCGTATCCGCCTGCACCGTGATGGCTGAGTCACTCCTGTCAGCTCCCCACCACCAGGAGCTTCCCTCCGGCAACTACCTGCTGTTGTCGGTGACAGACACCGGTATCGGCGTTAAAACAGAGGACATCAAGCGGATTTTCGAGCCGTTTGAGCAGTCTGACAACTCATCCACCAGGCAACATGAGGGAACAGGGTTGGGATTGTCACTTTCAAAAATGCTGGCGCGGCTACATGGCGGGACCATCTGGGTCACGCCCAACCCCGCAGGTGCGGGAAGTATCTTTTATCTTGCCATTCCGGTCTGGCATCAGGAAGGCTGGAGAGGGTTATCAACAGACAGTGAGGAAACAAACCGATGA
- a CDS encoding response regulator has translation MRILIAEDDFYSRKLMMAYLSPFGECDVAANGIEAWEAFIDAHDAGTPYSLICLDIMMPEMDGQETLKKLRDEEDKRQIDRHERAKIIMITALDEMKAIMTSYHSLCDGYLMKPINHAMVVEQLKECGVI, from the coding sequence ATGAGAATTCTGATTGCCGAAGATGATTTCTACAGTCGAAAATTGATGATGGCCTACCTCTCACCGTTCGGCGAGTGTGATGTCGCCGCTAACGGCATTGAGGCCTGGGAGGCATTTATTGATGCCCATGACGCCGGCACCCCGTACAGCCTGATCTGCCTGGATATCATGATGCCTGAAATGGATGGTCAGGAAACCCTCAAAAAGTTGCGCGATGAAGAGGACAAACGCCAGATTGACCGCCATGAAAGGGCAAAAATCATTATGATCACCGCCCTGGACGAAATGAAGGCGATCATGACGTCATATCACTCCCTCTGTGACGGTTATTTGATGAAGCCGATCAACCATGCCATGGTTGTTGAACAGCTGAAGGAATGCGGTGTGATTTGA
- a CDS encoding J domain-containing protein translates to MSAWESAAGCGYAAESSSVLTACRVLFGADVVLNDDFLAYLQPEGAKSAYRKRARESHPDAHPRVDGEHLQRLKHEFATVSDAYRELSTFLKYRPQSGTTASCTARYRPREPRMQPATNAANASSCRDTPLYYTGAVPSVELKIGRYLYFTGVASFQAVVAALSWQRMQRPSIGLLARSSGWLDDADVHYILQSGQVQGRFGERAVQLGLLRPWQQQELLRQQQSCQERLGQYFVRYQGISDYRMNQLNAERLRHNAGTCGC, encoded by the coding sequence ATGAGTGCTTGGGAGTCTGCAGCAGGGTGCGGCTATGCGGCGGAAAGCAGCTCAGTTCTGACGGCATGCCGTGTGCTGTTTGGTGCTGATGTGGTACTCAATGATGACTTTCTGGCCTATCTGCAGCCCGAAGGTGCAAAAAGCGCCTACCGTAAAAGAGCCCGTGAAAGCCATCCCGATGCGCATCCACGGGTTGACGGAGAACACCTGCAGCGCCTGAAGCATGAGTTTGCCACTGTTTCAGATGCATACCGCGAGCTGTCGACATTTTTGAAGTACCGGCCGCAATCCGGCACCACTGCTTCCTGCACGGCACGATACCGCCCCCGGGAGCCACGGATGCAGCCGGCCACAAACGCGGCAAACGCATCGAGTTGCCGGGACACTCCGCTTTATTATACCGGGGCAGTGCCCTCCGTGGAGTTGAAGATCGGCAGATACCTCTACTTTACGGGGGTCGCCTCATTTCAGGCCGTCGTGGCGGCCTTGAGCTGGCAGCGTATGCAGCGTCCGTCAATCGGTCTGCTCGCTCGCAGCAGCGGGTGGCTTGATGATGCGGACGTGCACTATATTTTGCAATCCGGGCAGGTGCAGGGGCGTTTCGGTGAGCGGGCTGTGCAGTTGGGGCTGCTCAGGCCATGGCAACAGCAGGAGCTGCTCAGGCAGCAGCAGTCATGTCAGGAGCGGCTTGGTCAGTATTTTGTCCGTTATCAGGGGATCTCAGACTACCGGATGAATCAGCTTAACGCTGAACGGCTCAGGCATAATGCCGGCACCTGCGGGTGCTGA